The proteins below are encoded in one region of Ricinus communis isolate WT05 ecotype wild-type chromosome 6, ASM1957865v1, whole genome shotgun sequence:
- the LOC8277547 gene encoding probable indole-3-pyruvate monooxygenase YUCCA10 isoform X1 produces MKATVVIIGAGPAGLATSVCLSCQSITNILLEREDYAASLWKKHAYDRLHMHLAKEFCQLPYMPHQSKTPTFMPKNTFINYIDNYISFFKINPSYNRCVQCAFFDKSSQQWIVKAKNYSSGEIESYFAKFLVVATGENDKSFIPNVLGMDSFPGEIIHSSQYKSGAVYNGKDVLVVGSGNSGMEISFDLSNYGARTAIVVRSSLHVVTREMVYLGMLLLIHLSLPIRLVDVLITLLSKIMYGNLSKYGLYRPSVGPFTHKFISGKAPVIDVGTIKKIRSGKIKVVPAINNVNGNMVVFDNGTKQHFDVIVFATGFRSGTNDWLKDYHYIFNEDGMPKNRIPNHWKGENGIYCVGFARNGLPGISVDAKAVAEDINAILSNQISE; encoded by the exons ATGAAAGCCACAGTAGTGATAATCGGAGCAGGCCCTGCAGGTCTAGCTACCTCTGTCTGTCTATCTTGCCAATCAATAACCAACATACTTCTGGAAAGAGAAGATTATGCTGCTTCTCTATGGAAGAAGCATGCTTATGATCGATTACATATGCATTTAGCAAAAGAATTTTGCCAGCTACCATATATGCCTCACCAGTCTAAAACTCCAACTTTTATGCCCAAAAACACATTCATCAACTACATAGATAACTacatttcatttttcaaaataaaccCTAGTTATAATCGTTGTGTTCAATGTGCATTCTTCGATAAATCTTCACAGCAATGGATCGTAAAAGCCAAAAATTATAGTTCTGGTGAAATTGAAAGTTATTTTGCTAAGTTCTTAGTTGTTGCAACAGGTGAAAATGACAAGAGTTTTATTCCAAATGTCCTTGGAATGGATAGTTTTCCTGGAGAAATTATTCATTCTAGTCAGTATAAATCTGGTGCTGTATATAATGGTAAAGATGTCTTGGTTGTTGGCTCTGGCAATTCTGGTATGGAAATTAGCTTTGATCTTTCAAATTATGGTGCACGTACCGCGATTGTTGTTAGAAGCTCA TTGCATGTGGTTACAAGAGAAATGGTGTATTTGGGAATGTTGTTGTTGATCCACCTAAGCCTTCCTATAAGATTAGTGGATGTTTTGATCACTTTACTCTCAAAAATAATGTATGGTAATTTGTCCAAGTATGGACTCTATAGACCATCCGTAGGACCATTcactcataaatttatatcgGGAAAAGCTCCGGTTATTGATGTTGGAACAATCAAAAAGATCCGTTCGGGGAAGATTAAG GTTGTTCCTGCAATTAATAATGTGAATGGGAACATGGTGGTGTTCGATAATGGCACCAAGCAACATTTTGATGTAATAGTATTTGCAACAGGTTTTAGGAGCGGCACGAATGACTGGCTCAAG GATTACCATTACATTTTCAACGAAGATGGCATGCCCAAAAATCGAATTCCTAACCATTGGAAGGGTGAAAATGGGATCTATTGTGTTGGATTCGCAAGGAATGGCCTTCCAGGAATATCGGTGGATGCAAAGGCTGTAGCAGAGGATATTAATGCGATTTTAAGCAACCAAATCAGTGAATGA
- the LOC8277547 gene encoding probable indole-3-pyruvate monooxygenase YUCCA10 isoform X2, whose protein sequence is MKATVVIIGAGPAGLATSVCLSCQSITNILLEREDYAASLWKKHAYDRLHMHLAKEFCQLPYMPHQSKTPTFMPKNTFINYIDNYISFFKINPSYNRCVQCAFFDKSSQQWIVKAKNYSSGEIESYFAKFLVVATGENDKSFIPNVLGMDSFPGEIIHSSQYKSGAVYNGKDVLVVGSGNSGMEISFDLSNYGARTAIVVRSSYGLYRPSVGPFTHKFISGKAPVIDVGTIKKIRSGKIKVVPAINNVNGNMVVFDNGTKQHFDVIVFATGFRSGTNDWLKDYHYIFNEDGMPKNRIPNHWKGENGIYCVGFARNGLPGISVDAKAVAEDINAILSNQISE, encoded by the exons ATGAAAGCCACAGTAGTGATAATCGGAGCAGGCCCTGCAGGTCTAGCTACCTCTGTCTGTCTATCTTGCCAATCAATAACCAACATACTTCTGGAAAGAGAAGATTATGCTGCTTCTCTATGGAAGAAGCATGCTTATGATCGATTACATATGCATTTAGCAAAAGAATTTTGCCAGCTACCATATATGCCTCACCAGTCTAAAACTCCAACTTTTATGCCCAAAAACACATTCATCAACTACATAGATAACTacatttcatttttcaaaataaaccCTAGTTATAATCGTTGTGTTCAATGTGCATTCTTCGATAAATCTTCACAGCAATGGATCGTAAAAGCCAAAAATTATAGTTCTGGTGAAATTGAAAGTTATTTTGCTAAGTTCTTAGTTGTTGCAACAGGTGAAAATGACAAGAGTTTTATTCCAAATGTCCTTGGAATGGATAGTTTTCCTGGAGAAATTATTCATTCTAGTCAGTATAAATCTGGTGCTGTATATAATGGTAAAGATGTCTTGGTTGTTGGCTCTGGCAATTCTGGTATGGAAATTAGCTTTGATCTTTCAAATTATGGTGCACGTACCGCGATTGTTGTTAGAAGCTCA TATGGACTCTATAGACCATCCGTAGGACCATTcactcataaatttatatcgGGAAAAGCTCCGGTTATTGATGTTGGAACAATCAAAAAGATCCGTTCGGGGAAGATTAAG GTTGTTCCTGCAATTAATAATGTGAATGGGAACATGGTGGTGTTCGATAATGGCACCAAGCAACATTTTGATGTAATAGTATTTGCAACAGGTTTTAGGAGCGGCACGAATGACTGGCTCAAG GATTACCATTACATTTTCAACGAAGATGGCATGCCCAAAAATCGAATTCCTAACCATTGGAAGGGTGAAAATGGGATCTATTGTGTTGGATTCGCAAGGAATGGCCTTCCAGGAATATCGGTGGATGCAAAGGCTGTAGCAGAGGATATTAATGCGATTTTAAGCAACCAAATCAGTGAATGA